From the genome of Brevibacterium sp. JSBI002, one region includes:
- a CDS encoding CaiB/BaiF CoA transferase family protein: protein MKQSTTSEHHDSGSEHEHHRSPAHDRLEEFLPRAGSGPLSGQIVVDFSRVLAGPYSTMMLADLGATVIKVEGPKGDDTRHWTPPVREDDATYYLSINRNKYDIVLDFTDPDDLQVAQKLAARADIIVENFKPGGLKKYGLDYASITQTNSTPNPEVIFASVTGFGADNALPGYDLLVQAMSGFMSVTGSPDGSPYRAGVAVFDVMTGLHTTIGVLAAIQHKTLTGEGQLVETNLMSSAMSGLANQSGAYAAAGVTPTRMGNAHPSLYPYQPMATKEGELIVAAANDGQFRILAEVVGRPDWCDDDRFAKAKARNAHRDELEPELLDALAAHTAQEWFDKLTAVGLPCAPINSIAEGVEHAKSLGLEPVVDTGTGDRVIPTIRNPIRLTKSEVAYDLAPPELGADDERVRAWLDSL from the coding sequence ATGAAGCAGTCGACCACTTCTGAGCACCACGACAGCGGCTCTGAGCACGAGCACCATCGGTCACCTGCCCACGACCGTCTCGAGGAGTTCCTCCCCCGCGCCGGCTCGGGTCCCTTGTCGGGACAGATCGTCGTCGACTTCTCCCGTGTCCTCGCCGGGCCCTACTCGACGATGATGCTCGCCGACCTCGGCGCCACCGTCATCAAGGTCGAAGGACCCAAGGGCGATGACACCCGGCATTGGACGCCGCCGGTGCGCGAGGACGACGCCACCTACTACCTGTCGATCAACCGCAACAAGTACGACATCGTCCTCGACTTCACCGACCCCGACGACCTCCAGGTCGCCCAGAAGCTCGCGGCCCGCGCCGACATCATCGTCGAGAACTTCAAACCCGGAGGCCTGAAGAAGTACGGGCTCGACTACGCCTCGATCACACAGACCAACTCAACACCCAACCCGGAGGTCATCTTCGCCTCGGTCACCGGGTTCGGTGCCGACAACGCCCTGCCCGGCTACGACCTCCTCGTCCAGGCGATGTCCGGTTTCATGTCGGTCACCGGCAGCCCCGATGGCTCGCCGTACCGCGCCGGGGTCGCCGTCTTCGACGTCATGACCGGACTGCACACGACGATCGGCGTCCTCGCCGCTATCCAGCACAAGACGCTCACCGGAGAGGGCCAGCTCGTCGAGACCAACCTCATGTCCTCGGCGATGTCCGGCCTGGCCAACCAGTCCGGCGCGTATGCCGCGGCCGGCGTGACGCCCACGCGCATGGGCAATGCCCACCCGAGCCTCTATCCGTATCAGCCGATGGCCACGAAGGAGGGCGAACTCATCGTCGCCGCCGCCAACGACGGCCAATTCAGGATCCTCGCCGAGGTGGTCGGTCGTCCCGATTGGTGTGATGACGACCGGTTCGCGAAGGCCAAGGCCCGCAACGCCCACCGCGACGAACTCGAACCCGAACTCCTCGACGCCCTGGCCGCCCACACGGCACAGGAATGGTTTGACAAGCTCACCGCCGTCGGCCTGCCCTGCGCGCCGATCAACTCGATCGCCGAAGGCGTCGAACACGCGAAGAGTCTCGGCTTGGAACCGGTCGTGGACACCGGCACCGGCGACCGCGTCATCCCGACCATCCGCAACCCGATCCGCCTGACCAAGTCCGAGGTCGCCTACGACCTCGCTCCCCCAGAACTCGGTGCCGATGACGAGCGGGTCCGCGCCTGGCTCGACAGCCTCTAG